TCACTTGTTCACCCAATGATGCCCAGTTCTATAAGTAAAACacgagtaaaataataaaattaattagatataataaaacaatattagcCGTCAATTAATTAACGTGTCTCGTGCGTTTCCAAGTGGTGTGAgaactattaaataaaatatttaatttgttgaatGTTGGTACCTTTTCGTCAACACAGCGAAAGTGCACGGACAAGCAAAACTTGTTATTTTCTACCTTAGCCCCAGGGACAGACTTTGTTTTTTCCACCAAGATGTTGTACACCTGACCCCATAATAGAACAATGATAACGGCACAGTTAAAATCGTGCGTAAATATGTGTTGAGAAAATGATTAGCACAGAGAAGAATGACTTAATTAACGAACCTCATTGATCATGGGTAAGAATTCACTAGCGGGTTGGAAGAGCACTTGTTCGTTTCcctgaaagaaaacaaaacaaaaaaaccaaattacGAATCTATGATTAAGAAGGAAGGACACCATGATGAAAATCTTGGTTTCATTAATTTGGTTATGGGAACTTTTTCTCACTTTCTTAGTACTTCGCTTATTTGTTGGTCCCTTGATGTCCATTCCATGGCTCCCAGCATAGTACAGTTCTGCCAATCTTACAAAGTTATACACctacaaaaaaattgaagaaaatccaaattaGTTCtgaccccaaaaaaaaaatttcttttggttttgatttgaagaaaaaaaaaatgtaccttGTCTAGGCACCTTCCACTCACTATGGCGGTGGGGAAATGCCTTGCTAAGTCCTTCAATGTGGCCCTCATCTGATTTATTATCAACAGAAattacaaaaagggaaaattaatttcatttcacatattcttattcttattatatatatgaattgaaaaattggagtggaaaaacaaaaaaaacaaagagagaacaaaagGGTGAACCTTTTTACTCATGTATGCTTTATCTGGATCTGCAACAATTGGGGAGAGAGTTCCATCATAGTCAAGAAAAGTCACAATCTGCTTCCCTTTGGACTCACATACAATATGATCAAACATGCTCAGTGCCGAAGGGTGGTAAAGCTGCACACAACACCCAACAGAGGTCAAGTCACACATAACATAACAACAACACGGATGGTTtggttaaagaaaaagaaagggaaagaaaGGTGGTAGTTTCGAGTATTCttactaataaaattaacattttaaccactaatatttatcgataaaaaaacaaaaacataactaacaacacaaaaaagaaaagggtttCAATCACGACACCAAGTTGTTGTAATAATAAAACAAGGCTTTAGTGCTTACAGTCCAAGGACTTGTTGGGTCTTGGTTTTGGTTGTTTTGTGTGGATTTGGCAGATCGAGTGGGAGAAGAGGCTCTCATTGAATCAATCCATGTGTTAATAACTTTGTTCCCTCCTTTATTAACACTTCCATCTTCTAAAGTTTTCCTTAAGAGCTTCTTCTGGGGTGGGCCCAAAACCCCACCAAACAAGGCCATTAGTCCAGGCACCGCAGCTCTAGGTAGAGCACTTCTGTTTGAAATCGACATTGCCAACTCCATAAGCGTGTTATTCACATTACGGTTCGTCATTCTACACCAAGTATAGTAATAGTAACAATAGttgaaacaataataatattaataataataataactcttgcgagaaagaaaaaaaaattgttaagaatgagaaatggGAAGAAGGGTCACGGGGTTATATAGAGAGAAGGCAGAGAAGAGAACAGAGAGGGATGGTTATGTGTGTGTATTTAGGTGGATGCTTCCTGTGTATGCTCAACGTGGAATTTATAGGGGAGAAAAAAGGGGTTTgaataagaggaaaaaaaaaagtagaaaataaaaaatgcactcGTTTTCTACTCGTTGGTTGGTTCAAGTCACGTATAAGAAGGGAGGGGTGTGTGTGGTCAATTTATAAACTTCGGTTACATGGGTATAAACCGACGAAACTATCTCCTCTTTTTCCATGGCCCTTGTACTTTTCAGTAACTATACTAAATATGAAAGTTGGAGGGACCACATAGTAATCTCTCAGGAACCTcctttttcaatttgtttttggAAGGAGATTTTTCACAGTAATGAGGAACTTTTACTGATAATGTTGTTTCATAACCATTTTGCCACTATCTTGCTTTATCATATTCTATTAAGTTAAATAGCGCCTTGCTTTtaggattattattatttaaataaaagtaaagagcGGTGGTAAGGTTATATCACTTTCTAACCAACACTATATATCGAGTCTAGTGGAAGAGTTAGTTTATGATTACTTGATCAtcatatagtaattttttttaaaaataatagtaaattaaGATTCAAATATTTGTTAAGGAAAGTGCCTATTTCTTTCTTCCCATTTCCTTATagggtttttataattaagttctATTAAACACTAAAcatattgtttttcttaaagTATTATCagacattaaattaaataggtaACACCTctctaaaatttcaaatattggaTTCTCTAACATTTGCGtgcttcaaatataattttcttttgaaaattgatgtttgtgaaaaataaaataaaaaattaatctctttATGCATTAATAAGGGAGTTTTCTTTATGAGGTGTTTGGTAGGAGAGAAAATTTTTCATACCTAGGAATGatgttttttcataaaatttgtttgattaaccattaaaaatctttaaataagTTTTCTATAAATCAAAGAATTacgtatatttttatttattttaattatttattatattatataacttagtaaaaaataacataatatttttattataattaaaaaaaattcaacttgattaaaaaatatttttagaaaacatcttttttcataaatgttattttaaaaaaaaaatatcaaacatataaaaagCTAAGGGGTGTTTGATAGacttgatgtttttattttcccaAGAATTTTAAAGTAGGAAACTATGATTCTCATGTTggtatacaattaaaaaaaaagattatcaagaaattataattctcaagaatcaattttaattcaCTTTCCCGCAAAAATATTCCCAACGAGAAGATAAGAATTCAACTTTCTTGAGTGAAAAAAATTTtagttgtatattttatatgaatctTTAATTTTCAAGAAACATATTAAGactaattaaacatattttatacatTCATAAGAATCAcataaatcatgtttttcagaaataaaaaatatcttctcTCTTACTAAACGTCTCTTAAGTTTTTCAACTTCTGAAAACCAAAATCTTGTTTCATATCAAAAGAAATAACCATTGATTGAGAGTATCAACCGAAGGAGGAAAACAATTCCATGTAAATGGATAATACAGGAATTTATTCAGATTCTTTTAGATATTGGACGAGTAAAGCactattttccatttttatggTTATTTTACAACTTGTTATtcttaaatgttatttaaaggGAATATAGTTCATTATAAGAAAACATCAAAGAGCTTCtttctttgaatttttaattctcCATTACATAAAGGAACAATGCCATAATACCATGCTTAACACATATTTTAGGCATGCATTTGTTGCCTCATTTTTATTTCCCTTCCTCCCCTTCTCTCCCAAAATGACCTTTTTTAACCCTCTCACGAAAGGTGTTcaaacttccaaaatgttcaaTTGCAACCACTTATTCTTTTCCCacgtttttattattattttgagtacTGACAGAATCAACAGTTTCAAATTTTCTTGGGTACCTTTTTATGTTGTAACATAATTCAGAACGTAGGTACTAAGAAACAGAATCATAGCATAAGTTAGCACTCGCCCCTTGTATAGTTTCACTAAATAAAAACAAGCTGCTCAAACCTAACTTGTATACACTATACAGTAAGCTTTAAAACCAGCggcacaaaataattattttttccctctttctttgttttctttcactCATCCCTCTTCCCTCTTCCATCACAATTTTCATGCAcgttttgtataatttttatacgttaattcaaaatttagtaTAGTTGGTTAATGCTCTTTACACAATTACATTTCATTTGTCAATCAAAAATTTAGTAGTGTTAATGGCTTTACAATAACTTTAAGAAGCGTGCCTAAAATATCTATATTAGGCGCCAAGAAGTACGTATTTAATGGAAATTAAAAAGCTATTCCATGGAGCTTTATGTGtgaataaaacttaaaagtgtAACAAACAAAAAGATTTATCTTATGCGTGACTAATAATGACAAGTGGAAAGATAATTGTAAGACATGAAAATGAGTTGTGGTGTGTGAGTTTGATTTTCTACAATGTATTTCACCCCTTTTCGGTTATTTTACTTCATCGATCTCTAATTCTTCACTGTACTTATTTTACTATAAATATCTCCttagacaaaacaaaaaaccgTAAATAGTAACATTAAAGTACTTattctactatatatatatatatatatatatatatatatatatattataaatatatctcAGTAATGAAACGTAGGTTTTGGGTCAAATACACTTATGTTATGTAAATTAAACCTTGAATAATTATAACATTATAAATTGCAAACTTCCTTTCTTTATTTAAGTTAAACTTTATTGCAAttaattatctaaaaataattgCAACTGAGACTAATAAATTAGGGAGGTAGAATGCATATAATCGACCTACGGGACATAGTTAATTATTTGatatgtttaatatatttatgtagATTGGATGCTTTACAGATAGTAGTACATTTGTTTTAAACTAAAGATGTTACGTATCCCTTTTAGagaaattattgtatttatACAGTAagtttttaatcttatatattgtaaatgattgaaattagaatataaaatatacaatttgtaaataattatcTAGCTaactttaatcattttttttccttttcgaAGGACAGTGCATGTGTAAATATTTTGCACGTTCAAATTCGTATAATATCCGAAATCTGGACGTAACTTTCCTAACTGTGACTCTTTGTCAAAAGCTTTGTATCTCATAAGAAAAGTATATGGAATAAGCCAACCGACCCAAAGTCCTTTTGCATTTGCTATAATTCTTTGGGGATTTGAACATCCAACCATTTGTCTCTGTTGCTTAATCGGGTCCTTGAGAATGATAGAagactttcctttttttctcctaattaactctggttaaattttaattatcacacattttttcatataaaatttcatctaaTCATCCTTATTTTCCCCTttcattgaaaatttaaatggtTTCTATATCATGTTATacataattagaagaaaaaaaaatatagtccTATATACttcttttgtcttgttcttTTCATACCTACAAATTCATGACGATCCATGTTCAGTCAAAACTCAAAACCGGTGGCCTTGGAGATGCTTTTTCAAGCAACCACCATGTGAGCGGAAACTATACGAATTTGAAACCTTGGGTGTCATTCTTGTTTGTTTCATGGTGataac
The genomic region above belongs to Glycine max cultivar Williams 82 chromosome 14, Glycine_max_v4.0, whole genome shotgun sequence and contains:
- the LOC100785139 gene encoding probable trehalose-phosphate phosphatase H, which codes for MTNRNVNNTLMELAMSISNRSALPRAAVPGLMALFGGVLGPPQKKLLRKTLEDGSVNKGGNKVINTWIDSMRASSPTRSAKSTQNNQNQDPTSPWTLYHPSALSMFDHIVCESKGKQIVTFLDYDGTLSPIVADPDKAYMSKKMRATLKDLARHFPTAIVSGRCLDKVYNFVRLAELYYAGSHGMDIKGPTNKRSTKKGNEQVLFQPASEFLPMINEVYNILVEKTKSVPGAKVENNKFCLSVHFRCVDEKNWASLGEQVSLVLNEYPKLKLTQGRKVLEIRPAIKWDKGKALEFLLESLGYANSDNVFPIFIGDDRTDEDAFKVLRRRGQGIGILVSKITKETDASYTLQDPTEVGQFLRHMVEWKRTSSQYQKLDSR